One genomic segment of Helicobacter enhydrae includes these proteins:
- the recG gene encoding ATP-dependent DNA helicase RecG: protein MIPNDSATLQTLQKLKCSSILDFALLIPKTYQNLAPITSLTPLPQTGVARVQITHAQRYKKLTIFHATMLDFNTSLQIQVFHPKPYHYAVFAEGKELLIYGQFHWEFQLNIKQPKIITEYGKITPVFPNKTLKNATINNLASQLLTYENLARYGIPEHIINDFLPIFFPTPAFFTQFQQNNALPPRNFKALKFIEVFNYLQKLHQKKLYFPAKFQCNGDYSAFVDSLPFQLTHGQTQAISTIAQDLRSSKASKRLIMGDVGCGKTIVILASVIIAQPHKAILMAPTTILAQQLYNEAQKYLPKSIRIGLFVGDLTSKKQEFQDFDFIIGTQALLYRQENLKDYALIITDEQHRFGTLQRHKLEKLATTEGKKPHILQFSATPIPRTMALLNSDLIDYTFIKDIPFPKDIDTQIITKTDFPALLKHIQHQHALNHQTIIVYPLIEESESIPYLPLQQARIFWEKHFSNVYTTNGKDKNKDEILIEFAEKGSILLSTTMIEVGISLPKLSSIVIVGAERMGLATLHQLRGRVSRNGLKGYCFLYTNHPQTQRLQDFCKTLNGFEIAELDLHYRKSGDLLCGERQSGDEFKYFNLQDDVEILQDVKKLTLKLQTPNSKKQNKF, encoded by the coding sequence TTGATACCTAATGATTCAGCCACCTTGCAAACATTGCAAAAACTCAAATGCTCTAGTATATTGGATTTTGCACTTCTTATCCCCAAAACTTATCAAAACCTAGCACCCATCACCTCCCTCACACCACTCCCTCAAACAGGGGTGGCAAGAGTGCAGATCACCCACGCACAACGCTACAAAAAGCTCACAATCTTCCACGCAACAATGCTTGACTTCAACACCTCTTTACAGATTCAGGTTTTTCACCCCAAACCCTACCATTATGCAGTCTTTGCAGAAGGCAAGGAATTGTTAATCTATGGGCAATTTCATTGGGAGTTCCAGCTCAATATCAAACAGCCCAAAATCATCACCGAGTATGGCAAAATCACGCCTGTTTTTCCCAACAAAACACTCAAAAACGCAACAATCAACAACCTAGCCTCACAGCTCCTCACCTACGAAAACCTAGCACGATATGGCATCCCAGAGCACATCATCAACGATTTTTTGCCTATCTTTTTCCCAACCCCTGCATTTTTCACCCAATTCCAACAAAACAACGCCCTCCCACCCCGCAATTTCAAGGCTCTCAAATTCATAGAAGTTTTCAACTACTTGCAAAAATTACATCAGAAAAAACTCTATTTCCCTGCCAAATTTCAATGCAATGGGGACTATTCTGCTTTTGTCGATTCTCTACCATTCCAACTCACCCACGGGCAAACTCAAGCCATCAGCACCATCGCCCAAGATTTGCGAAGCTCCAAAGCCTCTAAGCGTTTGATTATGGGTGATGTGGGGTGTGGCAAAACAATCGTGATCCTTGCAAGTGTCATCATCGCACAGCCCCACAAAGCCATCTTGATGGCTCCAACGACCATTTTGGCTCAACAACTCTATAATGAAGCACAAAAATATCTCCCCAAATCCATCAGAATCGGGCTTTTTGTAGGCGATTTGACAAGCAAAAAACAAGAATTCCAAGATTTTGATTTCATCATCGGCACTCAAGCGTTGCTCTACCGACAAGAAAATCTCAAAGATTATGCCCTTATCATCACAGATGAGCAACATCGTTTCGGCACTTTGCAACGCCACAAACTAGAAAAACTTGCAACAACAGAGGGCAAAAAACCCCACATCCTCCAATTCTCAGCCACTCCCATTCCCCGCACGATGGCACTGCTCAATTCTGATTTGATTGATTACACTTTTATCAAAGACATTCCTTTCCCCAAAGACATAGACACACAAATCATCACAAAAACAGATTTTCCTGCGTTGCTCAAACACATCCAACACCAACACGCACTCAATCATCAAACAATCATCGTCTATCCCCTCATAGAAGAAAGCGAGAGCATCCCCTACCTCCCACTGCAACAGGCTAGAATCTTTTGGGAGAAGCATTTCTCAAATGTCTATACCACCAATGGCAAAGACAAAAACAAAGATGAGATTCTCATAGAGTTTGCAGAAAAAGGCTCGATCCTCCTTAGCACGACGATGATTGAGGTGGGGATCTCACTGCCCAAGCTTAGCAGCATTGTGATTGTAGGGGCAGAGAGAATGGGACTTGCCACGCTCCATCAGCTCAGGGGACGCGTCAGTCGCAATGGGCTAAAAGGCTATTGTTTTTTATACACCAACCACCCCCAAACGCAACGATTGCAAGATTTTTGCAAAACGCTCAATGGGTTTGAGATTGCCGAATTGGATTTGCACTATCGCAAAAGTGGGGATCTGCTGTGTGGAGAACGCCAAAGTGGCGATGAATTTAAGTATTTTAACCTCCAAGATGATGTAGAAATTTTGCAAGATGTCAAAAAACTCACCTTGAAATTGCAAACGCCAAATTCCAAAAAGCAAAATAAATTTTAA